In a genomic window of Dyadobacter fermentans DSM 18053:
- a CDS encoding energy transducer TonB, translated as MKKLFPLLMFFCAPVLAQQVYLPHEVEKQAEPAGGLAALNQFISTNLRIPFETSVKGINGRVYLKGVVQPDGSMGDIEVTRGLDTLCNAEAVKVLGLYRAWKPAVLGGQKVRQTVFFPITFKANARPGYDDARKAFVEYFNETFVPIDSARAKYRRTTPVDERGFVAGDVAYEESKGKRWKRLGEAKFARTPIRFKSGFVNPVSDSITAYRISARDYNEASHATEVTFDKDGHMLSYVEYDVFGKSSLTKNYDLNGMVRYQQIISDSTTVEVAWDANGQIRNHREIHTSATGSRAEPYLMNAWGPDGTQYVKNGNGYWRAISETPYGQPLFEQGKVVNGLKDGKWIGGLADSARYYEEEYALGEFKSGVSWVNGEKVEYTNPMVSPVFKGGINELYKFLAMNIRYPAEASRRGVTGRVMLSFVVCEDGSMCEYKVENRVGFGLDEEALRVVKLMNGKWYPGTMRGQKVRVKYNVPINFQMETSRAMIFR; from the coding sequence ATGAAAAAACTCTTCCCTCTTTTGATGTTTTTTTGCGCGCCTGTACTTGCCCAGCAGGTGTATTTGCCGCATGAAGTAGAAAAGCAGGCCGAGCCGGCAGGAGGATTGGCGGCGCTCAATCAGTTTATCAGTACAAACCTCCGAATCCCGTTCGAAACATCAGTAAAGGGCATTAATGGCCGGGTTTATCTCAAAGGCGTGGTGCAGCCCGACGGCAGCATGGGCGACATAGAGGTGACCCGCGGGCTGGATACCCTGTGCAACGCCGAGGCCGTGAAGGTGCTGGGCCTGTACCGCGCCTGGAAGCCCGCCGTGCTGGGAGGCCAAAAGGTGAGGCAGACGGTCTTTTTCCCGATAACATTCAAGGCGAATGCCAGGCCAGGCTACGACGATGCCCGGAAGGCATTTGTTGAATATTTCAATGAGACATTCGTGCCTATTGACTCCGCGCGCGCCAAATACCGCCGGACAACGCCCGTGGACGAGCGCGGCTTCGTGGCCGGGGACGTGGCCTACGAGGAATCGAAGGGCAAGCGATGGAAGCGGCTTGGAGAGGCAAAATTCGCGCGAACACCGATACGCTTCAAATCGGGGTTTGTGAACCCCGTTTCCGATTCGATTACCGCTTACCGCATTTCGGCCCGCGATTACAACGAGGCGAGCCACGCCACCGAGGTGACATTCGACAAGGATGGCCATATGCTTTCGTATGTGGAATACGATGTGTTCGGGAAATCGTCGCTGACTAAAAATTACGACCTGAACGGCATGGTCCGGTACCAGCAAATCATCTCCGATTCTACAACCGTCGAAGTGGCGTGGGACGCCAACGGACAGATCAGGAACCACCGCGAAATACACACTTCGGCAACGGGAAGTCGTGCGGAACCCTACCTGATGAACGCCTGGGGGCCGGATGGGACGCAGTATGTGAAGAACGGAAATGGTTACTGGCGCGCGATTTCGGAAACGCCCTATGGCCAGCCGCTTTTTGAGCAGGGCAAGGTTGTGAATGGTCTGAAAGACGGGAAGTGGATCGGCGGCCTAGCCGATAGTGCGCGATATTATGAAGAAGAGTATGCCTTGGGCGAGTTCAAAAGCGGCGTGTCGTGGGTGAATGGAGAGAAGGTGGAATATACAAATCCGATGGTAAGCCCGGTTTTCAAAGGGGGTATTAATGAACTCTACAAGTTTCTGGCGATGAACATCCGGTATCCGGCCGAGGCTTCCCGCAGGGGCGTTACCGGCAGGGTAATGCTTTCTTTTGTGGTGTGCGAAGATGGTTCAATGTGCGAATACAAGGTCGAAAACCGGGTAGGCTTTGGCCTGGACGAGGAAGCGCTGCGCGTCGTGAAACTCATGAATGGAAAATGGTACCCCGGTACGATGCGGGGGCAGAAAGTAAGGGTGAAATACAATGTCCCGATCAACTTTCAAATGGAAACGAGCAGAGCAATGATATTCAGGTAG
- a CDS encoding alpha/beta hydrolase translates to MLKFILWVAAILVILGVVFLAGPKVPEARLTPVLPTVATDLSELEEEINRTEKATPMLKPDNEARIVWANDSLKQKTTYSIVYIHGFGASWAEGDPVHKDLAKRYGANLYLSRMHDAGIADTNAFDDLTPANFLAGAKRALAIGKVLGDSVIVIGTSAGGLLSVYLAATHPEIKGLVLYSPCMAIANPAMKLITGPWGQQILHNVMGTHNMGKDSIPDQAQFWLQGYHTNGLTTLQQMVDAIARPEIYREIKMPVFVGYYYKNEDEQDKVVSVKAIRKMYEGLGTAAAQKEEKAFPESGDHVIASRLRSKDVKGVYEATDRFFQEKLHMKPVEMPVAQP, encoded by the coding sequence ATGTTAAAATTCATCCTTTGGGTTGCCGCGATCCTCGTGATCCTCGGTGTCGTATTCCTGGCCGGGCCAAAAGTGCCGGAAGCACGTCTTACGCCTGTTTTGCCCACCGTAGCCACTGACCTTTCCGAGCTGGAAGAGGAAATAAACCGCACCGAAAAGGCCACGCCAATGCTCAAACCCGACAATGAGGCGCGTATTGTGTGGGCTAACGACAGTTTGAAGCAAAAAACAACGTACAGCATCGTGTACATCCACGGCTTCGGCGCCAGCTGGGCAGAGGGCGATCCCGTTCACAAAGACCTCGCAAAACGATACGGAGCGAATCTTTACCTCTCACGTATGCACGATGCCGGTATCGCCGACACGAATGCATTCGACGACCTCACGCCCGCCAATTTCCTCGCCGGAGCGAAAAGGGCCTTGGCCATCGGAAAGGTATTGGGCGACAGCGTGATCGTAATCGGTACTTCGGCCGGCGGGTTGCTATCCGTGTACCTGGCCGCAACTCATCCGGAAATCAAGGGTTTGGTACTCTATTCGCCCTGCATGGCCATTGCCAACCCGGCCATGAAGCTCATCACGGGCCCCTGGGGCCAGCAGATCCTGCATAATGTAATGGGCACGCACAACATGGGCAAGGACTCGATTCCCGATCAGGCGCAGTTCTGGTTGCAGGGCTATCATACCAACGGCCTCACCACGTTGCAGCAGATGGTGGACGCCATTGCCAGGCCGGAAATTTACCGGGAGATCAAAATGCCGGTATTTGTAGGGTATTATTATAAAAATGAAGACGAGCAGGACAAAGTGGTGTCCGTAAAGGCGATCCGCAAGATGTACGAAGGACTGGGGACGGCGGCGGCTCAGAAAGAAGAAAAAGCATTTCCGGAAAGCGGCGACCATGTGATCGCGTCACGGCTCAGGTCGAAGGACGTAAAGGGTGTGTACGAGGCCACAGACCGGTTTTTTCAGGAAAAGCTGCACATGAAACCAGTAGAAATGCCTGTTGCCCAGCCTTGA
- a CDS encoding UDP-2,3-diacylglucosamine diphosphatase, with protein MGEATHFRTIIISDIHLGAGGSKAEEVTNFLKSYTCKKLILNGDIIDAWQLKKYGVWKRKHTLFFKRVLKMIEDNKTKVVYIRGNHDDFLDQIIPLRLGKHFQIRKDYVLTSGTQRFYVTHGDVFDSITTHLKWLAYLGDIGYTFLLWVNKFYNKYRAWRGLSYYSLSQRVKQSVKMAVNYMTDFEEKLTELARSRSCDGVICGHIHHPAIREIDGIKYMNSGDWVETLSALVEDFDGNWSLLYYDQQAAIEKPVKKTSTKKVVENFPGIEKQVAFTGFLTGRNERYL; from the coding sequence ATGGGAGAAGCAACACACTTTCGGACTATCATTATTTCTGACATTCACCTCGGCGCAGGGGGCTCGAAGGCAGAAGAAGTCACCAATTTTCTGAAAAGCTACACATGCAAAAAACTCATCCTGAATGGCGACATTATTGATGCGTGGCAGCTGAAAAAATACGGTGTCTGGAAACGCAAACACACGCTTTTTTTCAAACGGGTGCTGAAAATGATAGAGGATAACAAGACGAAAGTGGTCTACATCCGCGGTAACCACGACGATTTTCTCGACCAGATCATCCCGCTCCGCCTCGGCAAGCATTTCCAGATCCGCAAGGACTATGTGCTCACATCGGGTACCCAGCGGTTTTACGTTACCCACGGCGATGTTTTCGACTCCATTACCACGCATTTGAAATGGCTCGCCTACCTGGGCGATATCGGCTACACGTTTTTGTTGTGGGTCAATAAATTCTACAATAAATACCGTGCATGGCGCGGACTCTCCTATTACTCCTTGTCGCAGCGGGTGAAACAGTCGGTGAAAATGGCTGTCAACTACATGACCGACTTTGAAGAGAAACTCACTGAACTCGCCCGTTCGCGCAGCTGCGACGGCGTGATTTGCGGGCATATTCACCACCCGGCCATTCGGGAGATCGACGGTATCAAGTACATGAATTCGGGCGACTGGGTGGAAACACTGAGCGCATTGGTCGAAGACTTCGATGGCAACTGGAGCCTGCTTTACTATGACCAGCAGGCGGCCATTGAAAAACCAGTTAAGAAAACCAGCACTAAAAAAGTCGTTGAGAACTTCCCCGGCATCGAAAAGCAGGTGGCATTTACCGGTTTCCTGACGGGGCGGAACGAGCGCTATCTTTAA
- the hemB gene encoding porphobilinogen synthase, whose translation MIELSRRPRRNRKSAGVRDLVQETNLQVSDFIYPMFVVDGTRQKSEVKSMPGIFRYSLDNLLEELKAVTDLGIRAIDLFPNYPESKKDRYASESFHEDTFYLKAITAIKETFPELVIMTDVAMDPYSSDGHDGLVENGRILNDATLEILANMSLAQAKAGADILGPSDMMDGRVGYIRRHLDSHGFTDVSIMSYSAKYASAFYGPFRDALESAPKFGDKKTYQMNPANKREALLEAQLDFEEGADMLMVKPALSYLDIIRLLDENFNIPIAAYNVSGEYAMVKAAAQNGWLDGERAMMEVLTSIRRAGAKCILTYFAKEAAVILNKR comes from the coding sequence ATGATCGAATTATCTCGTCGTCCCCGACGCAATAGAAAATCCGCAGGTGTGCGTGACCTTGTTCAGGAAACCAATTTGCAGGTGTCCGATTTCATTTATCCTATGTTCGTCGTGGATGGAACGCGGCAGAAGTCGGAGGTGAAATCGATGCCCGGCATTTTCCGCTATTCGCTCGATAACCTGCTCGAAGAGCTCAAAGCTGTAACCGATCTCGGGATCAGGGCCATTGATCTTTTCCCGAATTACCCCGAAAGCAAAAAAGACCGTTACGCGTCCGAGAGCTTCCACGAAGATACATTTTACCTGAAAGCCATTACGGCGATTAAGGAAACGTTCCCCGAGTTGGTGATCATGACCGACGTGGCTATGGACCCTTACAGCTCCGACGGCCACGACGGGCTTGTCGAAAACGGCAGGATTTTGAACGACGCCACACTCGAAATCCTGGCGAATATGTCGCTCGCGCAGGCCAAAGCCGGTGCCGATATTCTCGGGCCGAGCGATATGATGGACGGCCGCGTGGGCTACATCCGCAGGCATCTCGATTCGCACGGCTTTACCGACGTGAGCATCATGTCCTATTCGGCCAAATATGCCAGTGCATTCTACGGCCCGTTCCGCGACGCGCTCGAATCGGCGCCGAAATTCGGGGATAAGAAAACCTACCAGATGAATCCCGCCAACAAGCGCGAAGCCCTGCTGGAAGCGCAGCTGGATTTTGAAGAAGGTGCGGATATGCTGATGGTCAAACCGGCATTGTCGTACCTGGACATTATCCGCCTGCTCGACGAAAACTTCAATATTCCCATCGCCGCCTACAACGTATCAGGCGAATATGCAATGGTGAAAGCAGCGGCCCAAAACGGCTGGCTTGATGGCGAGCGTGCCATGATGGAGGTGCTCACTAGCATCCGCCGTGCGGGCGCCAAATGCATTCTGACCTATTTCGCGAAAGAAGCCGCCGTGATACTGAACAAACGGTAG
- a CDS encoding M28 family peptidase yields the protein MKLSLLLLPLGLALTLPAEAQKKTQSLPEFQVKKSETEAHIRFLAGDELMGRRTGEQGNFVAARYIAEQFRKMGVVPAPGNTETGTSSYFQRVPFEKMGANGTGEIAADAEIMKSGTDWILMAGEAVELKAPIIYASYGLENAAKSWDDYKGLDVKGKIVLVESGTPENQTPSEIFATSAEKRTIAIDKGAIAVIELFNAPIPWNVVSKFFAGEKISLAEGTASQSIPHAWVNGKEAKFARALRAVKEVTFKTSGRVAKPIYSYNVAGYIPGTDPKLKEEYVLLSAHYDHVGVGKQGGQTYTPEDSIFNGARDNAFGVTALLTAAEALAKNPPKRSILLVALTGEEVGLLGSKYYASHPIMPLNKCIFNMNSDGAGYNDTTIVSVMGLDRTGARAELEAACKAFGLGIFADPSPEQGLFDRSDNVSFAREGIPAPTFTPGFKEFNGDIMKNYHQVTDNPETIDFNYLLKFSQAYTYATRLIADRKTAPQWSPGDKYEPAAKKLYGK from the coding sequence ATGAAACTATCATTACTTCTGTTACCACTCGGTCTGGCCCTTACCCTTCCTGCCGAAGCCCAGAAAAAAACACAGTCATTACCTGAGTTTCAGGTCAAAAAATCGGAAACCGAAGCGCATATCCGCTTCCTTGCAGGCGACGAGCTGATGGGCCGCCGCACGGGCGAGCAGGGTAACTTTGTAGCAGCGCGCTACATTGCCGAGCAATTCCGGAAAATGGGCGTGGTACCCGCGCCAGGCAATACCGAAACGGGCACATCGAGCTATTTCCAACGCGTTCCTTTCGAAAAAATGGGTGCTAACGGCACCGGCGAGATCGCCGCGGATGCCGAGATCATGAAAAGCGGCACCGACTGGATACTCATGGCCGGCGAAGCCGTAGAGCTCAAAGCGCCGATCATTTATGCCAGCTACGGCCTTGAAAACGCAGCCAAAAGCTGGGATGACTACAAAGGGTTGGATGTGAAAGGAAAAATCGTGCTGGTGGAAAGCGGCACGCCCGAGAACCAGACACCCTCGGAAATCTTCGCTACTTCTGCCGAAAAACGTACAATAGCTATCGACAAAGGCGCTATCGCGGTGATAGAGCTTTTTAACGCACCTATTCCCTGGAATGTGGTGAGTAAGTTTTTTGCAGGAGAAAAAATATCGCTGGCCGAAGGCACGGCTTCCCAATCCATCCCGCATGCGTGGGTAAACGGCAAGGAGGCCAAATTCGCCCGGGCATTGCGCGCGGTGAAAGAGGTGACGTTCAAAACCTCGGGCCGTGTTGCAAAACCCATTTACAGCTATAATGTAGCCGGCTACATTCCAGGCACCGATCCCAAACTGAAAGAGGAATATGTGCTCCTTTCCGCACATTACGATCACGTGGGCGTAGGCAAGCAGGGCGGGCAAACGTACACGCCGGAGGACAGCATTTTCAACGGCGCCCGCGACAATGCATTCGGCGTTACCGCGTTGCTCACCGCGGCCGAAGCATTGGCCAAAAATCCGCCTAAACGCTCGATTCTGCTCGTTGCGCTGACGGGCGAGGAAGTGGGCTTGCTAGGCAGTAAATACTACGCGTCACATCCGATCATGCCTCTGAACAAATGCATTTTCAATATGAATTCCGATGGTGCAGGCTATAACGACACCACCATCGTATCGGTAATGGGCCTCGACCGCACCGGCGCGCGCGCGGAGCTCGAGGCGGCTTGTAAGGCATTCGGCCTGGGCATTTTCGCCGACCCATCACCGGAACAGGGGCTTTTCGACCGTTCGGATAATGTGAGTTTTGCCAGAGAAGGCATCCCCGCACCCACGTTCACACCCGGTTTTAAAGAATTTAACGGGGATATTATGAAAAATTACCATCAGGTAACCGACAACCCCGAGACAATCGACTTCAACTACCTGTTGAAATTCAGCCAGGCCTACACCTACGCCACCAGGCTCATCGCCGACCGCAAAACAGCCCCGCAATGGAGCCCCGGCGACAAGTACGAGCCCGCCGCGAAGAAGCTGTATGGAAAATAG
- a CDS encoding response regulator transcription factor, translated as MPNLLLVEDDANLGMLLQEYLTDKGFPTDLATDGQKGWQHFVDKQYDLCIFDVMMPKKDGFSLAKEVRMSGRDVPIIFLTAKSMKEDTMQGFRVGADDYVTKPFDREELLMRIQAILRRYTRQTDVQEETKVFQVGRYTFDYDHQQLSIGENSARLTSKESELLRLFCQSLNQPISRSFALKTIWGDDSYFNARSMDVYITKLRKYLREDPSIEIMNLHGEGFKLMVG; from the coding sequence ATGCCCAATCTCCTACTTGTTGAAGACGACGCCAACCTGGGAATGCTTCTTCAGGAATATCTGACCGATAAAGGCTTCCCGACCGACCTTGCTACCGACGGACAGAAGGGCTGGCAGCATTTTGTGGACAAACAATACGATTTGTGCATTTTCGATGTAATGATGCCCAAAAAGGACGGCTTTTCGCTGGCAAAAGAAGTACGGATGAGCGGACGTGACGTGCCCATTATCTTCCTGACCGCGAAATCGATGAAGGAAGATACCATGCAGGGCTTCCGCGTAGGCGCGGACGACTATGTGACCAAACCGTTCGACCGGGAGGAGCTGCTCATGCGGATCCAGGCGATTCTGAGGCGGTACACCCGGCAAACCGACGTGCAGGAGGAAACGAAAGTGTTCCAGGTGGGCAGATATACCTTTGATTACGACCATCAGCAATTATCCATCGGCGAAAACTCCGCGCGGCTCACCAGCAAGGAGTCCGAACTGCTCCGGTTGTTCTGCCAGAGCCTCAACCAGCCCATCAGCCGCAGTTTCGCGCTCAAAACCATTTGGGGTGACGATTCTTATTTCAATGCACGCAGCATGGATGTGTACATTACCAAGCTCCGCAAATACCTTCGCGAAGATCCCTCTATCGAAATCATGAATTTGCACGGGGAGGGTTTTAAGTTGATGGTGGGTTAG
- a CDS encoding enoyl-ACP reductase FabI translates to MAYGLLKGKRGIISGALDENSIAWKVALKAKEEGATFVLTNAPIAMRMGAINDLAKQCDAEIIPADATSLEDIENLFTKSTEILGGKIDFVLHSIGMSLNVRKGKSYGDLNYEWFQKGVDISALSLHKFLQVAEKLDAINDWGSVVALSYIAAQRTYSFYNDMAEAKAMLESIARSYGYRYGKAKSVRVNTISQSPTKTKAGSGIEGFDAFYDFAEKMSPLGNASADDCANYAITLFSDLTRFVTMQNLYHDGGYSSTGISEELVTMIQQQAQQQQ, encoded by the coding sequence ATGGCTTACGGTTTATTAAAAGGAAAAAGAGGAATTATATCGGGTGCATTGGACGAAAATTCCATTGCCTGGAAAGTAGCGCTGAAAGCGAAGGAAGAAGGAGCGACGTTTGTACTGACCAACGCGCCTATCGCCATGCGCATGGGGGCTATCAATGACCTGGCGAAGCAATGCGACGCCGAGATCATCCCTGCCGATGCTACTTCTCTGGAAGATATCGAAAACCTCTTCACCAAATCGACCGAGATCCTCGGCGGCAAGATCGACTTCGTATTGCACTCGATCGGAATGTCGCTCAACGTGCGCAAAGGCAAGTCCTACGGCGACCTGAATTACGAATGGTTTCAGAAAGGCGTGGATATTTCGGCATTGTCGCTGCACAAATTCCTGCAAGTAGCCGAAAAGCTCGACGCGATCAACGACTGGGGATCGGTTGTGGCATTATCCTACATCGCGGCGCAAAGGACCTACTCTTTTTACAACGATATGGCCGAGGCCAAAGCCATGCTCGAAAGCATCGCACGCAGCTATGGTTACCGTTATGGAAAAGCGAAAAGTGTGCGCGTAAACACCATCTCACAGTCGCCTACTAAAACCAAGGCCGGCTCGGGTATCGAAGGGTTCGACGCATTCTACGATTTCGCAGAGAAAATGAGCCCGCTGGGCAATGCTTCGGCAGATGATTGCGCAAACTACGCCATCACACTCTTCTCCGACCTGACGCGTTTCGTGACAATGCAGAACCTGTACCACGACGGCGGTTATTCATCAACCGGTATTTCCGAAGAACTGGTAACGATGATCCAGCAGCAGGCGCAGCAGCAGCAATAA
- a CDS encoding SPFH domain-containing protein, with the protein MIEKELRSMSGYLLFVIGLLLLLGGFVNIVSSGQGLTSVLIIAAALIILIGLTVINPNEGVVTTFFGDYMGTMKQNGLRWVNPLFRRKKISLRARNLNGQKLKVNDKLGNPIEIAAVVVWRVGDTAKASFEVDDYVKYVEIQSEAAVRHLAGIYAYDTMEDEEANIQEVTLRDGSGKINEMLEAELTERLSRAGIDVLEARISHLAYAPEIAGAMLQRQQASAVVAARRQIVNGAVGMVDMALAMLSDKQIVELDEERKAAMVSNLLVVLCGEKAATPILNAGTLYP; encoded by the coding sequence ATGATTGAAAAAGAATTACGCTCGATGTCTGGCTATCTGCTGTTTGTGATTGGCCTGCTGCTGTTGCTAGGCGGCTTTGTGAATATCGTGTCGTCCGGCCAGGGGCTCACCAGCGTGCTGATTATCGCGGCCGCACTGATCATTCTGATCGGCCTGACGGTCATTAACCCCAACGAGGGTGTGGTGACCACGTTTTTCGGGGATTACATGGGCACCATGAAGCAGAACGGCCTGCGTTGGGTGAACCCGCTGTTCCGCCGGAAGAAGATCAGCCTCCGCGCCCGTAACCTCAACGGCCAGAAGCTGAAAGTCAACGACAAGCTCGGAAACCCGATCGAGATCGCAGCAGTAGTCGTTTGGCGCGTGGGTGACACCGCGAAGGCCTCATTTGAAGTGGATGATTATGTAAAATATGTAGAAATCCAGTCGGAGGCGGCCGTGCGGCACCTGGCGGGCATTTATGCTTACGACACAATGGAAGATGAGGAGGCAAACATCCAGGAGGTGACTTTGCGCGACGGCAGCGGCAAGATCAACGAAATGCTCGAGGCCGAGCTGACCGAGCGTTTGAGTCGTGCCGGCATCGACGTACTCGAAGCACGGATCAGTCACCTCGCATATGCACCCGAGATCGCCGGCGCGATGCTGCAACGCCAGCAGGCCTCAGCGGTGGTGGCGGCCCGCCGACAGATCGTCAATGGCGCCGTCGGAATGGTGGACATGGCGTTGGCAATGCTGTCGGACAAGCAGATTGTGGAGCTCGATGAAGAGCGGAAAGCGGCTATGGTGAGTAATTTGTTGGTAGTTTTGTGCGGTGAGAAAGCGGCGACCCCAATTCTGAACGCCGGCACTTTGTATCCATAA
- a CDS encoding S9 family peptidase, with product MKQILRTLSLTILSFQLFAQIPDTFQWLPDGSGFRDASESQIVEITLPGNQEKVIVSADQLTPQGGKPLTIRSYSISKAGDKVLVYTNSKRVWRYDTRGDYWVYDIAAKTLKQLGKGLPESSLMFAKFSPDGKKVAYVSKHNVYVEDLAASTVKQVTTDGTDRVINGTFDWVYEEEFDCRDGFRWSDDSKSIAYWQLDARKIRNFLMINTTDSIYSFNVPVEYPKVGETPSPYKIGVVDVASAQTKWMNIPGDPQNTYVPRMEWSGMPNELVIQQLNRKQNESTLFYINTTDGSAKPFYSEKDEAWIDIKSRWDNDPVGWDWINGGKEFLWVSEKDGWRHTYRVSRDGKKETLITVGNFDLISPVRIDEKNNAYYFMASPDNATQSYLYKTTLDGKGTLVRITPADQAGSHNYDISPLAKFGRHQFSNAKTSPLVEWISFPKHVSIDPNNSIAQSKDKINASKTNIEFFKVKIDEGVEIDAWMVKPTNFDPNKKYPIVFTVYGEAAGSTVKDVWGTGKNRLYAGNMADDGYIYASIDNRGTPSPKGAKWRKAIYRNIGRINIKDMDGAATAMFRQFAFIDTSRVAVHGWSGGGSSTLNLLFQYPQHFKTGIAVAAVANQLTYDNIYQERYMGIPQENREDFVKGSPITHAKNLRGNLLYIHGTGDDNVHYQNAEMLVNELIRANKVFQFMPYPNRSHSISEGEGTMVHLRSLFTDYLKKNCPPGAR from the coding sequence ATGAAGCAAATACTCAGGACACTTTCATTAACAATCCTCTCTTTTCAGCTTTTTGCGCAGATTCCCGACACATTTCAATGGCTTCCCGACGGTAGCGGTTTCCGCGATGCCAGCGAAAGCCAGATCGTAGAAATAACATTGCCCGGCAATCAGGAAAAAGTAATCGTTTCGGCCGACCAGCTTACGCCTCAGGGGGGCAAGCCGCTGACGATCAGAAGTTATTCTATCAGCAAGGCAGGTGATAAGGTTTTGGTGTATACCAATTCAAAACGCGTGTGGCGTTATGATACGCGCGGGGATTACTGGGTTTACGACATTGCGGCCAAAACGCTGAAACAGCTCGGAAAAGGCTTGCCCGAATCCTCGCTGATGTTCGCCAAATTCTCGCCCGACGGTAAAAAAGTAGCGTATGTGAGCAAGCATAATGTGTACGTGGAAGACCTCGCGGCCAGCACAGTGAAACAGGTTACTACCGACGGCACCGACCGCGTGATTAACGGCACATTCGACTGGGTTTACGAAGAGGAATTCGACTGCCGCGACGGCTTCCGGTGGAGCGACGACAGCAAGTCTATCGCCTACTGGCAACTCGACGCCCGCAAAATCCGTAACTTTTTGATGATCAACACCACCGATTCGATTTACTCGTTTAATGTGCCTGTTGAATATCCGAAAGTGGGCGAAACGCCGTCCCCGTACAAAATCGGGGTGGTGGATGTAGCTTCTGCACAAACGAAGTGGATGAATATTCCCGGCGATCCGCAAAACACTTATGTTCCGAGAATGGAGTGGTCGGGAATGCCGAACGAGCTCGTGATCCAGCAGCTCAACCGCAAGCAGAATGAGAGCACATTGTTTTACATCAATACCACTGACGGCAGCGCGAAGCCGTTTTATAGCGAAAAGGACGAGGCATGGATAGACATCAAAAGCCGCTGGGACAATGACCCCGTGGGCTGGGACTGGATCAATGGAGGTAAGGAGTTTTTGTGGGTAAGCGAAAAAGACGGCTGGCGCCACACCTACCGCGTAAGTCGCGACGGCAAGAAGGAAACGCTGATCACCGTCGGCAATTTTGACCTGATCAGCCCCGTGCGCATCGACGAGAAGAACAATGCCTATTACTTTATGGCCTCGCCCGACAATGCGACGCAGAGCTACCTTTACAAAACCACCCTGGACGGCAAAGGCACGCTGGTACGCATTACGCCCGCCGACCAGGCCGGTTCACATAACTACGACATTTCGCCGCTCGCGAAGTTTGGAAGACACCAGTTTTCGAATGCCAAAACTTCCCCCCTGGTAGAATGGATTTCTTTCCCAAAACACGTTTCCATCGACCCGAACAACTCCATTGCCCAATCAAAGGATAAAATCAACGCGTCTAAAACGAACATCGAATTCTTCAAGGTAAAAATTGACGAGGGAGTGGAAATCGACGCGTGGATGGTGAAACCGACGAATTTTGATCCTAATAAAAAATACCCGATCGTTTTTACCGTATACGGCGAAGCGGCCGGAAGCACCGTGAAGGACGTTTGGGGAACAGGCAAAAACCGCCTGTACGCAGGCAACATGGCCGACGACGGCTACATTTACGCCTCCATCGACAACCGGGGCACGCCTTCACCCAAAGGTGCGAAATGGCGCAAGGCGATTTACCGCAATATCGGCCGCATCAACATCAAAGACATGGACGGAGCCGCTACGGCCATGTTCAGGCAGTTTGCATTCATCGATACCAGCCGCGTGGCGGTTCATGGATGGAGCGGAGGCGGCTCGTCGACGCTGAACCTGCTGTTCCAATATCCGCAGCATTTCAAAACCGGAATCGCGGTGGCGGCAGTGGCCAACCAGCTTACTTACGACAACATTTACCAGGAGCGCTATATGGGCATCCCGCAGGAAAACCGGGAAGATTTCGTGAAAGGTTCGCCTATCACTCACGCCAAAAACCTGCGTGGTAACCTGCTGTACATCCACGGTACCGGCGACGACAATGTGCATTACCAAAACGCCGAAATGCTCGTAAATGAGCTGATCCGTGCCAATAAGGTGTTCCAATTCATGCCTTATCCCAACCGCTCGCACAGCATTTCAGAAGGGGAAGGAACGATGGTCCACCTGCGCTCACTATTCACCGATTATTTGAAAAAGAACTGCCCTCCGGGAGCGAGATAA